ATATGAAACACCAGTAGTGGTTGGAGTGGCAGGTTTTGATGGAACTGCTAGAGTCACAGCTCTGCAGATGTCGCTGCTGACAGCATAGCTGAGTTTTCCCACAGCTGTGGCTCTGATCTCATACTCAGTCTCCTGATTCAGTCCTGACAGAGTTACTGCCTCTTGGTTCCTCTGCACTGGGTGGGATTTCCATTCAGTCTCCtgattctgtttctctctgtattcTACTCGGTACTCTACAGTGGCAGAGTCTGGGTCAGATACCCGAAGTGTTACACTGTCGTATGAAACACAAGTAGTGGTTGGAGTGGCAGGTTTTGATGGAGAAATAATGCCGATTCCATCCAAAATACACGACCCAGGATAACTCTCATCGTATTTTGAATCCACTATGAACTTTGTGTCATCACTGATGCTCATCTTCTTCAGTTCTCCAAACAGTTTCACTTCCCTTTTCATCATTTTACTAATATCAGTGGAGAGCCACTCTGTGTTTGTAGCCAGTAGATCAGAGGATTCTTCAGACGTGTTCAACACTCCTGATGGTTTGAGATAATTCGACAGTTTCACCAACAGACTATCAGGCCCATCTACAGAGGTAAATGAAAGGCTTACAACATTTTTCACGTCTAAATCAGACAAGAGGTTTTCCAAATTGCCATCTATATTTTCACCTAGTTTCCCCAGTTGCTTAAGGTAAGATGTCAGTGTATCTGATTCCTTCTCCTTATTTGTGAGCCACTGATCCAGGTCTCTGCTGTTGAATGGAGAACTTTcatgtgttttaagaatgtctAATAGAGCATTCTCCTCTTTCCCACCGCCTCGGATTGAAGGAAGCACTGACCCGAGCTTCTGCATGAGGTCAAGCTTGTACTGATGGCACATCTGCATCAAATCCTCAACCTTCTTTGCCAGGGCAGgaaatgctgctgctgcagtgtctTTCAGTATGTCTCTGCATCTCATCTCTGTCTGATTAAAACTCTCAACGGCGTCTGATGAGTATCTGATCATGTTACCGCTAATGTCTCTGACCAGTCTTGCAGCTCTTGAATCCAACTTGCAGAGAGGATACAGCCACACCCTGAGTGGAACAGCATGTTCTCCATTCTCTCCCAGCAGGTTTGGAAGATCTCTGTAAACTCTCACAGCATCACTGAAGGACGTTGGGTTGGTGGGTAACTTGAAGTCTCCATGAAATGTGCAGCTAAATTGTTCAACTGCTGATTTCTCTTTTTCATCCATGTTGAATGAGGCCTCACCATCTACTGTGAGGTATTTCAGTTTATTGAAGGTGCGTTTAGTTTCCTCTACTACTTGTTCCTTCTTATCCTCTGAGGATGATTCTCTGTCAAATACAAAGTAGGCACCAGCTCCGTACAAGATGGCTGTGACAACATGAGTGGCAGTGTCATCAGTTGCACTGAGGAACATCATGGACTGAAGACTTTGCACAATATGAATGCACATTTTTTCCACATTTGTCTGTAGAGCCCTGAATATGTATAAAAAGAACATGAAGACGTATTGACTCCAGACTTGTATAATGTTTTGGCCCTCTGTGTGCGAGTCCTTCCCGGCTGCTGTGTCATCTTCAACCACGTCATGATGAGACATCTGCCCAAAACCCAGGTGAGACATTGTTAATGTTTCAAattttgtaattgttttgtACTGAAGAGTGACGCGGGCTTGATTGTTGGATTTCTTTATGTCTTGGAAATATTTAGCTGATCCACCCACATCCACCAGTCCTCCCAAGAGACTTAGTTTCAGAGAGTCAGAGATCTTTAGTAACTTTGACTTCTCCTCTATTGAATCTGATGTTGTGACATTAAATTCAGTATTGTTTTGCTGCTGCACCCTTGTATTCTCCTGCAACTGCTGTTGATCCCATAAGTTTATACCTGTGGAGAAAttaatgtgcagtgtttggttTTGAAATTACACAGTTTAAACCAACAAATTGACATTCAACTTTTGCATGGTAAATTATATGTACAATATTCTGCACATGAAGTGGGtctaaatacattttaaactcATTTGTTTCCTGATTTGTTCACCACAAGAGGTCCTACCTGGAATAAGAGCGTCCTTCCGGCAGTCGTACAGCATCCCGAGCTGGAATGGTCTTCCCAGGGCTGCTGTCTCCATGGTATCATCACCACATGAGGCCATGGTGTTAATCAATTTCAGCTGATGGAGGTCTAGCGCCGAAACGTTGCCACACCATCCAATGAAGTGGTGACTCTATAAAGCACAGTGTTGCACTTGATCCTTACTTTTTCAAATCAATTTCAACTGGAAAACAAATCACAGTTCAGTCAGGACCACTATGTCTAGAAGATAGCTTTATACTATTGCATGCAATTCATTTTAGCGGTATGCACTGTTCTGGGGGCCCCCTGCCcttccatgttcaaaaatgGAAAGCCCAAGGCAGCAATAAACTCATCCATGGGGTACAGAACGGAACAAACACCAATAACAAGACATTGATAAGTCAGAAgtatgagggggttaaggggaggaggtggcaAAGTTGCAGAAAAAGCCACTGGCAGCAGATTGGCAAAGGCAGTTAAAATAAACGCTCTGAATGATCTCCTCCAATGAAAGCAGGGCCTGGCCAATCAGCTGGCAGCTGTTAGATTGACAGACAGCTGGGCTATCCAGGGAAACTAGCAAGACTCCGTGACCAAATGCTGTGCTATCCATTTTTACTTACTGATCAGCAGGAgtggattttattttatttctaacTTTATTCTACAACactggtatcttgagatttgtTGTAGTTGCCTGCAGTACCACTCCACACCACAAAGAGGTACAGTTGACCTTCAGAGTCAGGTTCTGGTATAACTAGATGCACCgtatagcggtacacaatatgaccgccgctcagttccgCACATTCTcttcacaaaaatgaatttcCTTGTaactcctatttgtgcaatttatatgcatacatctcctactcttgcagctcatgtgtatatagatgagtgtgtgcatgtgtttgtttgcttttgtatacaagactgtgtgtgtggttgcgtgtgtgtgtatatgcatatgtgggtgtgtgtatctgtgcatgtgaatctgtggatgtgtgtgtgcgtgcatgcagagctgccaacttttcaaaaaaccttggagtgagattctgtcgggggtgaccaaaagtttTTACCGCACTCGTCACGATACCAAAAGTATTGTTTCGATCCCGATACTAGGTCAAGAATTGTGATTTCgatactttttcgatgcttttttataacaatataaatacaaactagagaatgtaattccagggaaattacgagtgcatgaaaatgcaaaaatgtatagatacagtagataatgtagatatagttactaaggtgtagctagggtaaacatggtggttgcatagtttaaagaaagctgatagtgtgaaggtagacagtttaaagcttaaacattacagttctaactgaactaatgatttctagcagttatgctaaagatgctaacaatgctaactatgctaacattgctaaccaggttgattagctaacttagctaatcaaatctaacagttatgttaaaaatgctaactatgctaacaatgctaactatgctaacaatgctaaccaggttgattagctaacttagctaatcatttctagcagttatgctaaaaatgctaacaatgctaaccatgctaactagcgaacatgctagtgaggacttttattttgaaacatttgttgatagggtatctatggtggccactatcaggaataaagaagttactgtagtaaaatcatgttggttgctatggaaacggtcataaacgcttaattttaatggttgctatgttggttgctaggtacatggaggtttcatgtagttgactggaggcatagttgatgataactgacagttggaatggttgaacagttaaatagttgagtagtttcaatggttaaatgatttaatagtgtattattgcagtgaggacttttattttgaaacagttgtggacagaggaagtattgaaacaggatctgtagtcttaatgagattgtatgcttaaagcctgagagagagagagctgctgcacctggactggccacctggcataagattctaattgccctattatgatgtcataatgtaatgttaagtctatggggaatttttaatagtttttatttaatagttcaaaaagtataaaagttacaaagttgaaaattacatagctgaagtcacctaagtaagacctacgcagcgcagtttgaatgaagtttctacgttgaacggttgaagctgaattgaacgcacaaaaagcattagaagaataatatcaactagaaatgcaattccaaggaattaccagtgcatgaaaatgcagaaaaagatagataatgtagatatggttactaaggtgtagctagggtaaacatggtggttgcatagtttacagagagttgatagtgtgaaggtagactgtttaaagatgaaacattccaattctaacttaactaatgatttctattcatgttaaaatgttgattagctaacttagctaatgatttctagcagttacgctaaaaatgctaattatgctagcaatgctaactttactaacaatgctaaccaggttgattagctaacttgaccaatgatttctagcagcaatgctaaaaatgctaactatgctaacaatgctaaatttgctaacaatgctaaccaggttgattagctaacttagttgatgattttttgcagttatgctaaaaataataactatgctaacaatgctaactatgctaaccatgctaactagctaacttgctagtgaggacttttattttgaaacatttgttgctagggtatccatggtggccactatcaggaaacaagaagttactgcagtataatcatggaaacggtcataaacacttaattttaatggttgctatgttggttgctaggtacatggaggtttcatgtagttgactggaggcatagtggatgataactgacagttggaatggttgaacagttcaatagttgagtagtttcaatggttaaatgatttaatagtgtattattgcagtgaggacttttattttgaaacagttgtggacagaggaaacagttaacaggatatgtagtcttctgagagactgtatgcttaaagccagagaaactgacagttggtgcccaggtggccggccacctggcctaagattctaattgctgccgtgatgtcataatgagcaatgttaagtctatggggggaattgtaatagtttttaactaatagtttaaaaagtataaaagttacaaagttgaaaaatacaaagcaggcatggcataagcaagacctacgcaacaacgtttgaatgaagtttctacgttaaacggttgaagctgaattgcgtgcgttagaagaagaataataactagaaatgcaattccaaggaattaccagtgcatgaaaatgcaaaaatagatagataatgtagatatggttactaaggtgtagctagggtaaacatggtggttgcatagtttacagagagttgatagtgtgaaggtagacagtttaaagatgaaacattccagctctaacttaactaatgatttctattcatgttaaaatgttgattagctaacttaggtaatgatttctagcagttacgttaaaaatgctaattatgctagcaatgctaactttattaacaatgctaaccaggttgattagctaacttaaccgatgatttttagcagtaatgctaaaaatgctaacaatgctaaatttgctaacaatgctaaccaggttgattagctaacttagttgatgattttttgcagttatgctaaaaatgctaacaatgctaactatgctaaccatgctaactagctaacttgctagtgaggacttttattttgaaacatttgttgctagggtttccatggtggccactatcaggaaacaagaagttactgcagtataatcatgttggttgctatggaaacggtcataaacacttaatttgaatggttgctatgttggttgctaggtacatggaggtttcatgtagttgactggaggcatagtggatgataactgacagttggaatggttgaacagttcaatagttgagtagtttcaatggttaaatgatttaatagtgtattattgcagtgaggacttttattttgaaacagttgtggacagaggaaacagttaacaggatatgtagtcttctgagagactgtatgcttaaagccagagaaactgacagttggtgcccaggtggccggccacctggcgtaagattctaattgctgccgtgatgtcataatgagcaatgttaagtctatgggggaaatggtaatagtttttaagtaatagtttaaaaagtataaaagttacaaagttaaaaaatacaaagcaggcatggcataagcaagacctacgcaacaacgtttgaatgaagtttctacgttaaacggttgaagctgaattggctgcgttagaagaagaagtttaataataataataagaagacttggaataacagtacagtgcattttcatgcactgtaataagaagaagaagaagaagaagaccgagggagaacagtacagtgcattttcatgcactgtaactagagaatgtaattccagggaaattacgagtgcatgaaaatgcaaaaatgtatagatacagtagataatgtagatatagttactaaggtgtagctagggtaaacatggtggttgcatagtttaaagaaagctgatagtgtgaaggtagacagtttaaagcttaaacattacagttctaactgaactaatgatttctagcagttatgctaaaaatgctaacaatgctaaccaggctgattagctaacttagctaatcatttctaacagttaagctaaaaatgctaactatgctaacaatgctaactatgctaacaatgctaaccaggttgattagctaacttagctaaccatttctagcagttatgctaaaaatgctaactatgctaacaatgctaaccatgctaactagctaacttgctagtgaggacttttattttgaaacatttgttgatagggtatctatggtggccactatcaggaataaagaagttactgtagtaaaatcatgttggttgctatggaaacggtcataaacacttaattttaatggttgctatgttggttgctaggtacatggaggtttcatgtagttgactggaggcatagtggatgataactgacagttggaatggttgaacagttaaatagttgagtagtttcaatggttaaatgatttaatagtgtattattgcagtgaggacttttattttgaaacagttgtggatagaggaaacagtttaacaggatatgtgtagtcttcagagagattgtatgcttaaagcctgagagagagagagctgctgcaggtggggctggccacctggcataagattctaattgccctattatgatgtcataatccaatgttaagtctatgggagaaaaaatgttttaaaaaattaatataaattcaacgataaagttttcaaagttgaaaaatacatagctgaagtcacctaagtaagacctacgcagcgcagtttgaatgaagtttctacgttaaacggttgaagctgaattgaacgcacaaaaagtgtctgaagaagaactagaaatgcaattccaaggaattaccagtgcatgaaaatgcaaaaaagatagataatgtagatatggttactaaggtgtagctagggtaaacatggtggttgcatagtttacagagagttgatagtgtgaaggtagactgtttaaagatgaaacattccagaactaacttaactaatgatttctattcatgttaaaatgttgattagctaacttagctaatgatttctagctgttgtgctaaaaatgttaattatgctagcaatgctaactttattaacaatgctaaccaggttgattagctaacttaaccaatgatttctagcagtaatgctaaaaatgctaactatgctaacaatgctagatttgctaacaatgctaaccaggttgattagctaacttagttgatgattttttacagttatgctaaaaatgctagctatgctaacaatgctaactatgctaaccatgctaactagctaacttgctagtgaggacttttattttgaaacatttgtggctagggtatccatggtgcccactatcaggaaagaagaagttactgcagtataatcatgttggttgctatggaaacggtcataaacacttaattttaatggttgctatgttggttgctaggtacatggaggtttcatttagttgactggaggcatagttgatgataactgacagttggaatggttgaacagttaatagttgagtagtttcaatggtcaaatgatttaatagtgtattattgcagtgaggacttttattttgaaacagttgtggacagaggaaacagttaacaggatctgtagtcttcacagagagattgtatgcttaaagcctgagacagaaggtgcctctcatataacgtttacgcgtcctctctcgctcctcactgatctacataaagaatgatggagcggcaacaatgggatagtctagcccttcttctatccttctttatgtagatcattgaggatcgaggagcgagggaggacatataaacgctgcttgagagggacccacagtaaatactttaaaagttgtatgtagatagtctaattaatgttgatagacagaatgtttaatggatgttgataggcagattgtttaatagatattgattgacagtttaatggtggatgagtgaatggtctgaagaagatgaatggatagaaggttggatggaatgtgccttatattcttgttaagagagacactgatacagctctctgagagtagttgacacaggtgtaatcaatttaactggctagtcttaagagagccagagtgtactcttaaagcctgagacagagtaaataatttaaaaagttgaatgtagatagtctaattaatgttgatagacagagagtttaatggatgttgatagacagattgtttaatagatgttgatagacagtttaatgggtggatgagtgaatggtctgaagaagatgaatggatagaatgttggatggaatgtgccttatattatattcttgtagaatggagagacacagctctctactgagagtagtggatacagatacaggtgtaatcaatttaactggctagtcttaagagagccagcctgagacagagtagattgtttaaaagttgaatgtagaacgtctaattgatgttgataggcagactgtttagaatgggtggatgagtgaatggtttgaagaagatgaatggatataaagttggatggaattaggaggacttattttgatactgttgtgcacagaggatacaggggaacagaatatgtagtcttcagagagattgcctgagagaaactgacagttggtgcccaggtggctgaccagctggagtaagattctaattgctgccgtgatgtcataatgagcaatgttaagtctatgggggaaattgtaatagtttttaactaatagtttaaaaagtataaaagttacaaagttgaaaagtcatagcacacatgtcctaagtaagacctacgtaacgcagtttgaatgaagtttctacgttaaacggttctagctgatttgcgtgcgttagaagaagaactagaaatgcaattccaaggaattaccagtgcatgaaatgcaaaaatagatagataatgtagatatggttactaaggtgtagctagggtaaacatggtggttgcatagtttacagagagttgatagtgtgaaggtagacagtttaaagctgaaaaattcccagctctaacttaactaatgattactattcaacgttaaaatgttaactatggtaacaatgataaccaggttgattggttaacttagctactgatttcatgcagtaatggtaaaaatgttaactatgctagctatgctcacagtgctaaccaggttgattagctaacttagctaatgatttctagcagttatgctaaaaatgctaactatgctagcaatgcttactatggtagcaatgctaacttaaactaacaatgctaaccaggttgattagctaacttaactgatgatttctagaaataatgctaaaaatgctaacaatgctaaaattgctaacaatgctaaccaggttgattagctaacttagttgatgttttttttgcagttatgctaaaaatgctaacaatgctaactatgctaactaggtaacttgctagtgaggacttttattttgaaacatttgttgctagggtatccatggtggccactatcaggaaacaagaagttactgcagtataatcatgttggttgctatggaaacggtcataaacgcttaattttaatggttgctatgttggttgctaggtacatggagttttcgtgtagttgactggaagcatagttgataactgacagttggaatggttgaacagttaaatagttgagtagttacaatggttaaatgatttaatagtgtattattgcagtgaggacctttattttgaaacagttgttgacagaggaagtagtgaaacaggatctgtagtcttaatgagattgtatgcttaaagcctgagacagaaggtgcctctcatatagcgtttacgcgtcctctctcgctcctcgatcctcactgatctacataaagaatgatggagcggcaacaatgggatagtctagcccttcttctatctttctttatgtagatcattgaggatcgaggagcgagggaggacatataaacgctgcttgagaggcacccacagtaaatactttagaagttgtatgtagatagtctaattaatgttgatagacagaatgtttcatggatgttgataggcagattgtttaatagatattgattgacagtttaatgggtggatgagtgaatggtctgaagaagatgaatggatagaaggttggatggaatgtgccttatattcttgttaagagagacacttgccacatttacatgatgtttttaattccgaattagtttattcagaattaaataaatcggaattaaaatattctccttcgagtttacatggaaataataattccgaattggcgtttacatggagcATAGGTTCAttccgctttattgtattccgctgaacATCTGGGGGtagggaagggttccgattggacaggcggtgcatgaacgcagcctaattaaggtctaccggaagaaaacaaactttagctggctagcggcttttttgtcatctcgggttaacgttataGCATgggcaataacataatgaaaacgggtttcgcagtaattctgataataggcctactatttaaccagcagctcgagaatattgtcaagcttcacgtttgctagctgaggaggagaacagtgccggagaaggggggaagaagacggagccgaattagcaagaaacgagcatgcgctgcgtcttcctccttgtatgagcatgcgccaaacaaacggaataaactttgaatcggaataaaggtttacatgatcaaggagtgcgttaattccgctttaacatcggaataaaccaaccacttaaatcggaattaagtttaattcagaataatcattttcaagcggaataaacgtttacatggtctcttttaaagcgtaattaacttttattccgatttaacttggttttattcggaattaaagctctcatgtaaacgcagcaactgATACAgttctctgagagtagttgatacaggtgtaatcaatttaactggctagtcttaagagaaccagagtgtgcttaaagcctgagacagagtaaataatttaaaagttgaatgtagatagtctaattaatgttgatagacagagagtttaatggatgttgataggtagattgtttaatagatgttgatagacagtttaatgggtggatgagtgaatggtctgaagaagatgaatggatagaaagttggattgaatgtgccttatattcttgtagagtggaaagacacagctctctactgagagtagtggatgatacaggtgtaatcaatttaactggctagtcttaatagagccagagtgtaagcctgagacagagtagattgtttaaaagttgaatgtagatcgtccaattgatgttgataggcagactgtttagaatgggtggatgagtgaatggtttgaagaagatgaatggatagaaagttggatggaattaggaagacttatgttgatacagttgatacaggggaacagaaaatgtagtctcaagagcctgagagaaagagagagctgctgcacctggactggccacctggcgtaagattctaattgctgccgtgatgtcataatgagcaaggttaagtctatgggggaaattgtaatagtttttaactaatagtttaaaaagtataaaagttacaaagttgaaaaatacattgcccacatcgcgtaagtaagacctacgggACAAaagttgaatggagtttctacgtaaagcggttgaagctgaattgcgtgcgttagaagaagaactagagaatgtaattccagggaaattacgagtgcatgaaaatgcaaaaatgtatagatagagtagataatgtagatatagttactaaggtgtagctagggtaaacatggtggttgcatagtttaaagaaagctgatagtgtgaaggtagacagtttaaagcttgaacattacagttctaactgaactaatgatttctagcagttatgctaaaaatgctaaaaatgctaactatgctaacaatgctaaccaggctgattagctaacttagctaatcatttctaacagttatgctaaaaatgctaactatgctaacaatgctaactatgctaacaatgctaaccaggttgattagctaacttagctaaccatttctaacagttatgctaaaaatgctaactatgctaacaatgctaaccatgcgaactagctaacttgctagtgaggacttttatt
The genomic region above belongs to Sardina pilchardus chromosome 20, fSarPil1.1, whole genome shotgun sequence and contains:
- the LOC134068003 gene encoding uncharacterized protein LOC134068003 isoform X1, yielding MASCGDDTMETAALGRPFQLGMLYDCRKDALIPGINLWDQQQLQENTRVQQQNNTEFNVTTSDSIEEKSKLLKISDSLKLSLLGGLVDVGGSAKYFQDIKKSNNQARVTLQYKTITKFETLTMSHLGFGQMSHHDVVEDDTAAGKDSHTEGQNIIQVWSQYVFMFFLYIFRALQTNVEKMCIHIVQSLQSMMFLSATDDTATHVVTAILYGAGAYFVFDRESSSEDKKEQVVEETKRTFNKLKYLTVDGEASFNMDEKEKSAVEQFSCTFHGDFKLPTNPTSFSDAVRVYRDLPNLLGENGEHAVPLRVWLYPLCKLDSRAARLVRDISGNMIRYSSDAVESFNQTEMRCRDILKDTAAAAFPALAKKVEDLMQMCHQYKLDLMQKLGSVLPSIRGGGKEENALLDILKTHESSPFNSRDLDQWLTNKEKESDTLTSYLKQLGKLGENIDGNLENLLSDLDVKNVVSLSFTSVDGPDSLLVKLSNYLKPSGVLNTSEESSDLLATNTEWLSTDISKMMKREVKLFGELKKMSISDDTKFIVDSKYDESYPGSCILDGIGIISPSKPATPTTTCVSYDSVTLRVSDPDSATVEYRVEYREKQNQETEWKSHPVQRNQEAVTLSGLNQETEYEIRATAVGKLSYAVSSDICRAVTLAVPSKPATPTTTGVSYDSVTVQVSDPDSATVEYRVEYREKQNQETEWKSHPVQRNQKAVTLSGLKPKTEYEIRATAVGKLSYTVNSDVCRAVTLHLPTQIQDTSCKRSQFQSSAGIQNMISKSDLISSGCPSVYQLKPRKEEIRTHSIGLTRMTVGERNEENVNKTILLVGETGSGKSTLINALVNYAMGVEWEDEVWFHIVEEDNKDQSESQTSDVIVYEIFGFEGETLPYSLTIIDSPGYGDTKGTEKDGIISQRLLDLFGSEVGVREVNVVALVLKASENRLSDRLKYVFNSVMSLFDKDMEKNIVTLFTHSSGNPPDNAIGALKTVLNELNIKCAKNGEDQLVHFLFDNSQHELRTVKSSRALRFSFDTSMAGMKEFKDFLERSAPHTLEKTVEVLNGRFRLVSCIQNLQNRIQRTELKQTEVRDIQEAVEKGKKQMKMNANFVVEVNEVYKDKIPLSRVGHRYFTLFMKVCFFFGGGATCCTVCEENCHYPGCSVFSPTVCKVMKNDHCTSCTRKCPASDHLSAKWIYVDQTRKVKKTLDEIKAKYEKNETETERNMSLLESLAKEMTDLTAERSHLLEEAYQHVMTLDQIALNVNSLSTHVHLDFLIEKMKEQGDTEKVRILKEIKHRQEPAMQAALQYMARACKAIKNCPTDVSEFF
- the LOC134068003 gene encoding stonustoxin subunit alpha-like isoform X2; this translates as MASCGDDTMETAALGRPFQLGMLYDCRKDALIPGINLWDQQQLQENTRVQQQNNTEFNVTTSDSIEEKSKLLKISDSLKLSLLGGLVDVGGSAKYFQDIKKSNNQARVTLQYKTITKFETLTMSHLGFGQMSHHDVVEDDTAAGKDSHTEGQNIIQVWSQYVFMFFLYIFRALQTNVEKMCIHIVQSLQSMMFLSATDDTATHVVTAILYGAGAYFVFDRESSSEDKKEQVVEETKRTFNKLKYLTVDGEASFNMDEKEKSAVEQFSCTFHGDFKLPTNPTSFSDAVRVYRDLPNLLGENGEHAVPLRVWLYPLCKLDSRAARLVRDISGNMIRYSSDAVESFNQTEMRCRDILKDTAAAAFPALAKKVEDLMQMCHQYKLDLMQKLGSVLPSIRGGGKEENALLDILKTHESSPFNSRDLDQWLTNKEKESDTLTSYLKQLGKLGENIDGNLENLLSDLDVKNVVSLSFTSVDGPDSLLVKLSNYLKPSGVLNTSEESSDLLATNTEWLSTDISKMMKREVKLFGELKKMSISDDTKFIVDSKYDESYPGSCILDGIGIISPSKPATPTTTCVSYDSVTLRVSDPDSATVEYRVEYREKQNQETEWKSHPVQRNQEAVTLSGLNQETEYEIRATAVGKLSYAVSSDICRAVTLAVPSKPATPTTTGVSYDSVTVQVSDPDSATVEYRVEYREKQNQETEWKSHPVQRNQKAVTLSGLKPKTEYEIRATAVGKLSYTVNSDVCRAVTLHLPTQIQDTSCKRSQFQSSAGFRKFQQQWRTAKGQVWQK